The window TGGGGCGGCCATTGTCTATTGACATATCCCTTGCCTCACGGGACGAGAATGGCAATGGTTCTTCAACCGTATCCGGAATGAGGTGGTGCATACGGGTGCGGGGTACTACATTCGAGATGATTTCGCAGCTCAGAGCACCGTGCGAAAACGATTGTGTCCCTGCTGGCACGGCTGCACGCTCTGCAAACATCGGATGGAGAAGGTGAATTAAACTAGGACAAAATTAAAAAGACGCAGATATATTTCTACTTTTTCGGTGCAGCTTCTGGCAGACATGCTTCTTGTGAGCCCATTGGGCTCCGCCACGGAAGACAATCCGTCCTCTCATAGCCTCTCATAGAAACTGCCACACGGCTATCACCGCTTTGTCAGGATGAAAGTGTTGCTCGATCCACATGTTATGCAGGGGGCATTGCTCTCCAAAGAAATCTTCTCACCACAGTTCTGCTCTGCACGAGGTGCAGGTCTTCTCTTAATATGCTGCTGGTGTTTTGTCGACATTTCTTGAGCGCCTCGGTGTGACCACACAGGCCGCTGAAGGGCTTTCGCACGCGGGATACGCGAAGAGCCACAATAACTCGaagcgtttttttcttcgtcgagaTAAGATGACACCTGAGATGGTGCtccaaggagagagaagtaAACGATAACCAGAGCCTCGGACACGAGTGGTTCCTTGATCCGACGATCTAGAAGACTTTCACCTGTGGCTATAAAGCCCGCTGCCGTCTCATATTCGTAATCTGAGTCAAGCAGtgacgacagagaaacagtgACTTTGGTGGAGGCGGAGCAGACGGGAGGAACAGAAAATGGTGCAAGAGAGTGGTGCCCTGGGAGCTACGGCACCAAAATGAACAGCGACAGCGACAAAGGTATTGACACATCACATCGAAGTTGTACGGAGCTTGGAGGGGACCGTATATGCCAGAAAATGAAGCCTCATCGAGTTTTGATGTGCTATTGTTGAGGCTAGATGCGAATGAAGTTCTAAATCGAGTCTACAGTGACCGATGACAAAATGCAGACACTGGATTGTGCACCATTATATTCTGACCTATTTCATCGCGAAGCACCATTGCTGTTGTGTGCCGGGGACGGGGCGGGGTGCAGTGGCATACACAATGGACTCGACCTCGTCGCAACCTTCTTATCCCGGAATCACTGTAGGGGAAGAGTGAATTGCACAGCCTTACCGCACCGCAGTGATGGGTTGCCATTCACTTCGAGGAGCCAGGCTTTGCAGTTTGCGTCAAGCAAAATATCGAGGCCAACGATTTGGAAACATCGCGATCGCGGAGTGGTGTCTCGATAGATGCTGTCATATTTTAGCGCCAGCAGGGGTTTGAAGGCAGTCATGACCTTCTCGACCATGGATACGATCTGCCGCCAAACATATTCGACATCGACGTCTGAATGCACGTGAAAGGAGGAAGGGATTTTGCATTGTGCGACATTTTGTGTATCTGGGGAATCCTAAAATGGTGAACCCCCCGTCCGCTCCAGATGGACGATGACACGGTTGCCTAGGCTGTGATCGACCGACTACCGTTCACACACGCGCAGTTAATAGTCTTCGGCAACATTCAAAGACACTGCTTCCGAGTTGCAGAACCACAATGGCACAAGCTCAAGCTAACCCCCTTTTACGGACCGGCGCCATCGAGCGTTTGCCACATACAGTGACACCGACTATCGATGAATATGAACTTTTCCTCCGTGCAGTCAACTGGAGCCGCCTGATAAGCGAATAGAGAATGCGGGCATCGGCGTCTGAAGCCGCACAAGCgccttctgtcgctcttccgaCATTCTAGGAGTTCAGAGGTTTCGTAAAAAAAGTACCTACTGCTTAGAAAAGCGTTCGACGGAGAAACAGCTTCCTAACTTACTTTGCTGTAGAAGATCTTCGAAAACGTCATCCAGAAGCCGTTTGCTGCTAGTTCGATCGTGGACATTGGACGATCTGACAAATCCACGGTGATCCTTGTTGATGGCGTAGTTTGTTAGGTGCATGAACTCATTGTTCATATTACCGGGGCATGGTGGCTCGTAGTCCTCCGTACAGAAGCGCACTAGGCTTCGCCGCGACACAAAGACCTTAGTACATACATAAGGAGAAAAAGTCAGATTAGGGATTCACTCCTGTCATGCTCAGTGTATACACCGCCGTTACCCATGACGTACTCAACCATAAGTAGATATATTTTTTGACGACCAGCGGGATCAACCGCGCACCAACCCGTCTGACACTTCATAGTACTGCACCTCCTGTGGGCGGCCCGCCATGTACATACAAAAGCGCCATaagaggaagacagctgAGATTTCACTCGGTACTTACACTTAGCTTCGGCGTCACGGCTGTGATGAGAACGTAGACGCGAAAGTCGAATTTGCGATTATCAAGAAGATAAGGGTTGCAGATGTACTGTTGAACGATGTACCCATCTTGGCCTTCGAGAATTTCCTTTGGGATCTGGTCGAGATCAGAGACGAGTTTAAGGCCAGCCCCTTGAGTACCTGCATCTGGCTTAAGAATATAGACTGTTTCTTGTTTGCAAGATGCGGTAATATGCGTTGTGATCGTTTTGACCCGCTGGCCACGTCGGGGACAGGACGAGGACTCAGCAGTTCCTCGTGGCTCACGTTTGGCTCCACTGGACAAACGTGGGTCGGCAGCTGGGACGCGTAGGGCTGTCTGCACTGCTTCGCGATCTTCTGGGAGAAGCCAGGTTctcggaaagaaagagaaaccgtCGGGGTCAAATAGTGTCATAGAAGATACAACTCGGGCCAGCCAACGCTTCTTCGCAAACTCGTGCAGCCCTGGAAATCGGTTGACCACATGGGCTATTGAAGCATAATCCCTATGTTCTCCGTCCGTCAACGCGAAGCCTAGCCAGGCGATGTCTCCTGAAATCAGACAGTGAGATAGAAAGAAGCAGACACATGCGATCACAAGAATAAAAGTAGCAGCTGGTGAAAGCTGGCACACAAACAGGACAACTGGCGTTCCGAGTAGCTGCAGCACGCCTTAGTAGGCCAAACCCTCTAGAAAACCTCACTCGACCTGAAGCTAGCAAGAAATGGATTGAAAGAATGCTCTCCATCCGGCATTCAATGCTAAAAACATACCGGtagggaagagagagctgtttttcttccatCCCAGGCTGCGGACGCAAGATTCCATGAGGGGCTTTTCTTTGCCAGCCTGGGACAGATCCAACGTGATGGACGGTCCCTTGACTTTGGAGGCGGGACCGCCAGCCTTAGAGAAAGAACATCCAGCAGCAACACATTTGTCAAAAAAGAGAGTTCGGATGCCATTCACGAATTGACTGAAGTAATCTCGCGTGACAGCCGCTGGGACGTTAGTCTCGCTTTTCGGTCCATCAACGTTCTCTCCGAGTGTGCATGATTtgagagaacaagacgaTGAAGCAATGGAGGTGGAAACCTCGCTAGCGGAACAGAAGAATGTCTCATACCGTGCATCGACTTGACTGTCACTAGAAACACACCCAGAACTACTAGAATCTTGCGTTCTTGTCGACGACAGAAGTTTACTGTCGTCCTCGAAATATCGTTGGCTGGCGGGAGACATTTTCTTGAACGTCAGTTGGCACGGGCTGCTTTACACCATGGTCGTACGCCAtcgagaagaggagctgACGCGTCACTttagggggggggggcgtcAAACATGATTAGGTTGTGAAATAGAGAAGTTTCCCGCAACTAAATaagaaaaacaaacacaGGACCCGACGAAACAAGTGAACTGAGAAGCCCATCCATCAGCAACGCGCTTCAGTCCAGAGACTCGCTCATCGGAACCAACCCGCTCAGCCAACCCCAAAAACATACCACGCGCGAAAGCGGACGGCCCCCAAAGAACGTGCTACAAGAAGCGAATATTTAGACACCAAGTTTAAACACAATAGGTACTTGAAGAACTCCAGAGAAAGATTCATCGGCATGCTAACCGCCACATCTGTAGCTGAAATCGTCCGCCACCCCAAAGCTAAAATGTCCGCGTCATTTGGTGAGCACACATGAGGTGGGACGGGTTATCTAGGCATCTTGTAATTGCAGCCGCGAAGCACACGGGAACTGCCTTCCCATTTTGTTCGCAGATTTCCGAGGGGCCGCGGGAGTCCTCGTTGCCAAGCGGTCCACTCGCGTGGCCATTTCTCAgcagtgtctctccttctgccaGCCTAGGACGGGGGGGTGGTAGCCgtgcagcggcgacgcgtAGTCTCAAATTGATTCAGGTAAGCAGCTGCGCGGCCAAGACAGGATGTGCCCCCCAACTAGCTTAAGACAGCGtgcaacagagagacagtaACAGTCAAGACAAAGCATGCAgatgaaaaagagaaaaaacgggcTCACGCTGAGTGGCAACCTGCCGCTATTGGGTAAATGTTTTCCTAGTTGAATTCTCCGTGTGTACCCTCCGAATTTGCAAGAACCCGCGGAGGTTTGGGGATGCTGTGGGTAATTTGTGCCAGGCTGGAACTCGGTAACAGCCTGTATGATGTCCATTTACATCAAATAACCCTCTCGCGTCCACAAAGGGCGTCAAATAAAAAAGTGAGGGTCAGCAGTAGGCGTAGCGTGTGTTAAGCTGAAACTGGTGGCCCAGAGTTGAGGCGATAAATGCGCCTAGAGCAATGAACTGTAATTTCAGGATGGGGTAATGACGAACTTGTTTTCTGACGGCATAGGACTTTTCCGGCGAtgttttgtcttctttcctcagcGCAACACTGCCTCTTTGCAGACATGCATTAACGGACGGGCGACGAGCACTTTCACCTCGAGCTCAGTTGTATATTCGACGTCAGTATCTCGCATAATGTGCCATTACTCCCATCATTCACTATGGATGACG of the Neospora caninum Liverpool complete genome, chromosome XII genome contains:
- a CDS encoding putative tubulin-tyrosine ligase family protein; the encoded protein is MSPASQRYFEDDSKLLSSTRTQDSSSSGCVSSDSQVDARYETFFCSASEVSTSIASSSCSLKSCTLGENVDGPKSETNVPAAVTRDYFSQFVNGIRTLFFDKCVAAGCSFSKAGGPASKVKGPSITLDLSQAGKEKPLMESCVRSLGWKKNSSLFPTGDIAWLGFALTDGEHRDYASIAHVVNRFPGLHEFAKKRWLARVVSSMTLFDPDGFSFFPRTWLLPEDREAVQTALRVPAADPRLSSGAKREPRGTAESSSCPRRGQRVKTITTHITASCKQETVYILKPDAGTQGAGLKLVSDLDQIPKEILEGQDGYIVQQYICNPYLLDNRKFDFRVYVLITAVTPKLSVFVSRRSLVRFCTEDYEPPCPGNMNNEFMHLTNYAINKDHRGFVRSSNVHDRTSSKRLLDDVFEDLLQQNVDVEYVWRQIVSMVEKVMTAFKPLLALKYDSIYRDTTPRSRCFQIVGLDILLDANCKAWLLEVNGNPSLRCDYEYETAAGFIATGESLLDRRIKEPLVSEALVIVYFSLLGAPSQVSSYLDEEKNASSYCGSSRIPRAKALQRPVWSHRGAQEMSTKHQQHIKRRPAPRAEQNCERAAVPAGTQSFSHGALSCEIISNVVPRTRMHHLIPDTVEEPLPFSSREARDMSIDNGRPIPNPGGRGVSTRLQPAAGNEDKGCVRTALPMTATTADTTSGLMNRTLAIWSQRRSPFPVPPCSDTCSAYAHTCSLESGTFRSDGSASPMAKLSQLKAPTAVSVNVSAGFALGILGKQPTSTMFGNRSENAGYKGNSVHGTMELPGAQVRNRKNADRKTNASFLEISEGTSRSCSGSTASGCTASDVENGQLSLRTTRQRVPRAREFDSGDCPTANNEIDAIMPQHCCLWIPVESALSKSPELPSPTSLLDMCQNLFLHVTQFPDSLTLQLRHWLDLISRTHLQDAMQHLWVPVSLASRNSQHFSGRNPAQSPRRTCRRFARRPLSKRDLIFLYMQRLKVSAASAGGYPEAQGLCFWSFWELMCLLSTLTRLLLGTGNRSVASKSFITKATCADSGIPTSQVRVTEACQGCVLGLSARQDSANVTDSACTSGTPLGDYSIPERVSETLASCPRGRSLSGDGHGAVESTFSNNAHTASLEESCSPSSPTIFYQDFSTAARESPVFVPWWPHLHNAFNSLGPCERTAGVSSLLRILLVGFHRV